In Fusobacterium sp., the genomic stretch AGTAGTTACTCCTGGAATTATAGATTCACACACACATCTTGTGCATTATGGCTCTAGAGAAAATGAACTTTCCTTAAAATTAAAGGGAGTGCCTTATCTTGAAATACTTAGAAATGGTGGAGGAATACTTAGTACAGTAAGAGCTACAAGAAAAGCTACAAGATATGAGCTTTTTGATAAAGCATATGAAGTATTAGATAGAATGCTTTGTTTTGGAGTAACTACAGTAGAATCTAAAAGTGGGTATGGACTTGATTTAGAAAATGAAATAAAACAGCTGGAAGTAAATAAGAGATTGGATGAAAAACATCCTATTGATATAGTTTCTACATTTATGGGGGCTCATGCTATACCAGAGGAATTTAAAGGAAACTCAAAAGGTTATATTGAAGAAATAATAAAAATGCTTCCTATAATAAAAGAAAAAAAACTTGCAGAATTTTGTGATATATTTTGTGAAGATGAGGTTTTTTCAGTAAAAGAGAGCAGAAAAATATTAAATGAAGCTAAGAAATATGGATATATGTTGAAGATACATGCTGATGAAATAGTATCTCTTGGGGGTGGTGAACTTGCAGGGGAAGTAGGAGCAGTGTCTTCAGAACATCTTATGGCAGTAAGCGATGAAGGAATTAAAAGTCTAAAAGAAAATGGAGTAATAGCTGATATCCTGCCAGCTACTTCATTTAATCTTGGGAAATCTTATGCACCTGTGAGAAAAATGATAAATGAAGGAGTAGACATTGCTATATCTACTGATTATAATCCAGGTTCATGTCCTACTGAAAATATGCAGTTGGTAATGCAGATATGCTCTTCGCAGCTGCGAATGACCCCAGCTGAAATATTTAAGGCAGTAACTCTAAATGGAGCAAGAGCTGTGAAAAGAGAAAATAATATAGGAAGTCTTGAAGTAGGAAAAAAAGCTGATTTTGTAATATTTGATACAGATAAATCATGTAAAAGATGTTTATAAAAATGGAAAACAGGTAGTAAAAAATAAACATATCTGTTATAAATAAAAAATATTAAAATAAAAGAGGATGGAGAAAAGCAGAATTTAATATCTGTTTTGTATTCCATCCTCTTTATAGTTGAAAGATAAAGATTTGAAAAAAGAGGAAAATCTGCTATATTAAAAGTAAATAAGAAATGTCTATATACTAATTATGGAAAGGAAAGATAAATGAAAATTAATATTTTAAAAAAATCTTATAAAGTAAAAAGGATTTCTCTGATTGTTACATTATTTTTTAGTTTATTTATTTTGAGTAACTGTTCATCTCAAGAAATAAATAAAATAGAAAAACCTCAACAGTGGGGGATCCCTTTGGAAGTAGAAGGACTGGATAATTTTCATAAAGTTTCAGAAAATCTTTTTCGTTCAGCTCAGCCTACAAGAGAGGGGATGAAAAAAGCAGAAGAATTAGGGATTGGAACAGTAATATCTTTACGTTCTAAACAGAAAGATATAGAATTAGCTGAAAATACTGATTTAAAGCTTATACATGTAAGTATGAGAGCATGGAATCCTAGATATGAAGATGCAGTAAAAGTTATGCAGTTTTTAAATCCAGATAATTTATCTACAAATGAAAAACCAATATTAATACATTGCTATCATGGAGCAGATCGAACAGGAATGATGGTTGCTTTGTATCGGATGGTATATCAAAATTGGGAAAGAGAAGAAGCTCTGTCTGAAATGTTAAATGGAGGATATGGATATCATTCAATGTGGAAAGATATAGTTACTTTTATAAAAGAAGTGGATATAGAACAATTAAAAAAAGACAGCCAGATAAATAAATAATTTTTATTATAGAAATTATCTTTTTAAAAAATATTGAAGAGAAGATAAAAAATTTAATAAATATTTTAAATCTTCTCTTTTTTATTTTATAGAGTTATTTTGTGTTCATCATAATTTATTGTAATAGTAGCTTCTTTAAAAGATATTTCATATATGATAAGTTTGTCCTCAAAATTATCTATTATTTCTTTATAATCAGGGACTTTTTCACAAACGACCTGTTTGAAGTCAGACATAGGTAAATCACTCTTTTTAACTATTCCAGAATTTGTACGTGCATATTTTATATTCTCTCTTGGAATAGTTGTAAAAGATACTTTATTATTTTTTTCAAATTCTTTTGTTTTGACTTCGTCTTTAAAACTGCTAAAATATAGAATATTTTTATCTGGCCAGAAATAAAAACTGACTATTCTTACATTTGGTATGTCATTTACACTTGTAGCTAAAGCAATATCACTTTGTTTCTCCATTATTTCATAAAACTCTTTAAGCAAATCCATTTTTTACCTCCATAAATATTTGTTTCAATAGATCTATTGTTACTTAAGTATAACATTAAAAAGCTGACATCAGTATGTCATAGTTTAAAAATAAAAATTCAGGATGTGATAAAATTTGAAAATTGATAGACTTCTTTCTATTGTTATAGCCCTTCTTGAACAGAATAAAATAAGTGCGTCTAAATTAGCTGAAATGTTTGAAGTGACTCCGAGGACTATTTACAGAGATATAGAAGCAATACAGGCAGCAGGGATACCCATTGTTACTTATACTGGTATCAACGGAGGTATTAGTATTTTAGAAAAATATAAAATAGATAAAAAATTTTTTACTAAGGAAGATATAACTACTCTTATGACAGGATTAGGAAGTATATCTTCATCAGTTTCCAATGGTGAATTGAATAAAGTTCTTACAAAATTGCAAAGCCTTATTCCAGAAGAGCATATTCAGGAGATAAAGCTGAAATCAGGGCAGATAATAATTGATTTGACTACATGGAGTGGAAATAAAAAACTTCAAAGTAATCTCAATAAGATAAAAGAATCTTTAAATGAAAGAAAATGTCTTATATTTCATTATCTGGATGGAAGTGGAAAGAGTTCAAAAAGAAAGGTAGAACCTTATCAACTTTTGTGGAAAGAGGAAAAATGGTATATGAATAGTTATTGTACTTTAAGAAATGACTTTCGTCTTTTTAAGTTGGCAAGAATTTCCCAATTAAAAGTACTTGATGAAACTTTTTCTTTAAGGAAATTTGATATAAAAGATTTGGAAATGAACTGGATAGAAAAAAGAATAATAAATATAAAACTCCTTGCTGATATTTCTCTAAAAGAAAGAATACTTGAAAGATGTGAAGAAGAGAATATAACATATTGTGGAAAAGATAAAATGATTGTTAATTTCCCATTTGTAGATGATGATTTTGATTATGAAGAGCTTCTTAGTTTTGGAAATAAATGTGAGTGTTTGGAACCAATAGAAGTAAGAGAAAAATTGATAGAGATGATAAAAAATATGATGGAAATATATAATTAAAATAAAAAAATGGAGAGGAATTCAACTGTTGAATTTCTCCCCATTTTTAATTATATATTACTATTTTACAGCAATAACTTCTATTTCAACTTTTACATCTTTTGGAAGTCTAGCTACTTCAACACATACTCTTGCAGGTTTTACCTCTCCAAGATATTCAGCATAAACTTCATTTACAGCTATGAAATCATTCATATCTTTAATGAATACACCAGCTCTTACTACATCTTTAAAAGTATATCCAGCAGCTTCAAGTATAGCTTTAATATTTTCTATGAGAACATTTCCATTTTTTATCAAAAGCATAAATTACTCCTTAATATATATTTATTTTAATTATATATTAAGCAATTTCTGTGCTAGAATCAAAATTTTTTAATAATATTTAATTCTCTAAAGAAAAAGTGATTTTTAATACAATATTTCAAGTATTTAAAAAAAATTATAATAATAATTCTAATATCATAATGATAGAAAATATAGTATACTAAAATATAAGAGGGGGGATTGATATGAAAGATGTAGAAAAAACATTGAGAAATCTCATAGAAAAACAAGGAGTAGTATACATAAGTTCAATAGATGAAGAAGGATTTCCAAATACTAAGGCAATGCTTCCACCAAGAAAAAAAGAAGGAATTAAAGTTTTTTACTTTACAACAAACACTTCTTCTATGCGTGTTAGACAATATAAAATAAATTCTAAAGCATGTATTTATTTTTGTGACAGACGTTTTTTTAGAGGTATTATGTTGAAGGGGAAGATAGAAATACTTGAAGATAATTTAAGTAAAAAAATGATATGGAAAGATGGAGATGAACTGTATTATTCAAAAGGAGTTACTGATCCAGATTATTGTGTATTAAAGTTTACTGCTGAAAGTGGTAGATTTTATAGTAATTTTAATTCAGAAAATATTATAATTAAATAATAAAAAAATTTAGAAGATATATTGCAGTAAATGTATTAATAAAAAAATATAGAAAATAATATTGTGTAAATAAAAAATTTTCAGTAATTAAACAGTTTAAAATTTGAACTGCCATAATTACTGAAATTATATTTAATATTATAAACACAATTTTATAAATGAGTTATATTATATTTATCTATGATGTAGCAATACCTATACCAAGCATGTTAACAGCTTTATTTTTATAATTAGAATCACCTTTAAATAACTCCAAAGCTTTTTTTAAAATAGAAAAAAGTATAAAATATTAAAAATTTTTTCAAATTTCTAATATTTTATACTTGTGGAAAAACCAATTAATAATAACATTTTTTCAATTGAATCAACTCAAATTTTTTAATTTTTTTATAATATTATTTCCTTTTTCAGTTAAATAAGTACCACTTCTTCCTTTATTTACTCTAACATACTTTTCTTTTTGAAATTTTTTCAATATTTCTCTAACTTCATGCTCAGTTATAAGGCAGCCCATATCTTCACAGGCTTTTATAATTCCATTTCTTCCAAATCCTTTTCCATAGGAGTAACGATTTTCTAAAACTTGTAAAACAGCAACTTCTTGAGGTAAAAATTTTAAATGTGAACTATTGTTAACTGATGATTTTTTAAAATTTACTTTTATATGATTTTGAATTAAACTATTTTGAAATGGTTCTGGCAAATGAATATAATCAATTTTAGATATATCCAAACATGAAAAATATTCAATTAGATTTCTTAATTCTCGGACATTTCCCAGCCATGGATAATTTAAAAATATTGATTTTACTGTATCAGTTAATTCAAAATTTGTATTTAATTCATTTTGAAAATATTTAATAAGAGAAAAGATATCTTCTTTTCTTTCTTTTAATGAAGGAATTCTAATAGGAATTACATTTAGTCTATAATATAAATCTTTTCTAAATTTAGATTGAGAAATTTTTTCAAGAATATTTTCATTTGTAGATGAAATTATTCTTACATCTATACCAATAGGTTCTGTTGCTCCTATTTTAACTATTTCTTTTTCTTGTAAAACTCTTAATAATTTTACTTGCATCATTGGACTCATTGATTCAATTTCATCTAAAAAAAGTGTTCCTCCATTTGCAAATTCAAAAAGACCAATTTTACCACCTTTTTTTGCACCAGTAAAAGAACCTTCAGTATATCCAAAAAGTTCACTTTCAAGAAGTGTTTCAGGAAGAGCAGCACAATTTATTGCTACAAAAGCTGAATCTCTTCTGGGAGAAGCATTATGGATAGCTTGAGCAAACATTTCCTTACCTGCTCCACTGTCTCCTTCAAGAATTATAGAACAGTTATTTGCAGCCATTCGTATGGCTATATCTTTTACTGATTGAATTGCAGAACTTGTTCCTATGATATCTTCAAATGTAAATTTAGCGTAGGATTTTTTTTTGATTTTTTGTATACGTAGTGCATTTTGCTTTTTTTCAGATAAATCGAATTTTTCTAATAAAGCAAAATTACCTAAAAATTTATTCTTTAAAAGCAGAGGCATTATTGATACACTGATTTCATTATTTTCTATTTTAATAAGTTTTGAATTTTCATTTGTAAAAATAGGCAATGGAGTAATTGAAAGCCATGGGAAAACTTCTTTTATTGATTTACCTAGGATATTAAATTTTAATTGAAGTAGATTTTTTGCTACATCATTTATCATAGTAATATTATTTTGTTCATCCATAATAATAACTCCTGAATCAAGAGAATTTAATATAGCTTCCAATTTTAATTCAGTAGTAAGGTTATTGTATGATATTTTTTGAAGAGAATAATTTTTTACAGCTAAAGAATTAATATAATTTTCAAATTCCTTCTCTTTTAATACAAAAGTGAGATCCAGTTTCAGAGCTATTTCATAAATGGTATTAACAGATAATTTTCTACATCCTAAATCAATGCAATTAGATATTTTAGAGGGAATAAGTTCTTTTTCTCCAGTTGCAAAAGCAAGATCAACTGAGGGAACTTTTTTCATTTTTGGATAATATAAAAAGAATTCAATATTAGATATTCCTAAGTGAGTTAATTGAGATAAACTCTCCATTGTCATATGCTTATTTTGATTTACTATTAATGCTTTTGTGCCAACAGGATATTTTTTTAAAATATCAATTGCTTTTTTAGAAAAAACAATATCAGCCTTAACAGTTTTAGATTCTGGGGGTAAAAAATCTTCTGCCCATTTATATTTTTTTATATCATCACTTGTAGCTGATAAAAGATATAAATCACAGTTATGAAGAAGTTTTATAGTTTTTTCTTCAATACTGTAAGTATAAATATCAATATTATCAGTGAAAACCTGAGATAATATATCTTTATAAAAATTAGCAATAGAACTGGCTTTAGAAATTATGCCTATTGATTTTTTCATTAGTATTCCCCCTTTTATAAGTATATGCAAAAAAAGCTGTTTAAAAACAGCTTTTAATGAAGAACTTCTCCATATTTCCCAATTAACTTTTCATTTTTCCATGCAATTTTCCCATTGACCAGCACATAATCCATTCCTGTAGAAAGATTATTAGAGTTATCAAAAGTAGAGTTATCTCCAAGTTTATCAATATCAAAAATAAGTATATCAGCAAAATATCCTTCTTTTAAAACTCCTCGTCTTTGAAAATGCAATCTTTTGGCAGGCATTTGTGTAATTTTATGAATTCCTTCTTGTAATGAAATAATTTTTAAATCTCTGACATAATATTTAAGAAAATGTGTAAAAGCAGCCATTTTTCTAGGATGTGGTGTATCACTTTCATCATATAGAGCATCAGAAATTACAATTGAATAAGGTAATTGTGCAATTTTTATAATATCATCTGGAGAAATATTAAAACCAACAATTCCAACTTTTCCATCTTCATTTTTAAGTAAATGAGCAATAAATTCTATTTCATCTTTATAACCATATTCAACAGTGCAATGGTGAATGGTTTTTCCTATATATTTTTTATTTTCTATTTTTGAAAGACTGTTGATCATAGAATGAGACCAACGAAAATCAGGATCAATATTTTCATCATTTGGCCCTGGATTATAATAGCAATAACGTATTTTTTCTATATTTTCATGAGAAGTAATTTCTTTTAATATATCAGTAAAAGGTCTGTCTAAAAAAGAAACTGGAAGAATTGCAGCTAAAGTAGTAGCAGTTCCATGATAAGGATAAAAATCTACTGTAATATCCATTCCTTTTTTTTCTTGGGCTTCCTCTATTAACTTAATTGCTTTATCAAGAGTTTTTCCCCAGTTGTCTGGACCCAATGCTTTTAAATGACTTATATGGAGAGACATTTCATTTTCTTCAGCAATCTCAATACTTTCCTTAACTGCTTCTACAAGTCTTGAAGCTTCATCACGCATATGTGGCATATAAATCAACTGTTTTCCTTTACATGGAGCAAATAATTTTTTCATTTCTTCTGCAGTATTATATACTTCAGGGAGATATACTAAACCAGATGAAAATCCTTTTACTCCACAAGAAATAGCTTCATTGATATATTTTTGGGCTTCTTTCATTTCTGATTCAGTAAAGGCAGAAGGTTTATATCCTTTTACAGCAACTCTGATAGAACCAGTACCTTGCAATGTTGAGATATTGACAGCTTTATTTATAGTTTTTAAATCAGCAATATAATCACTTAATTTTGGATATTTAATATCATTTACAGGATAACCATGTGTTGGAACAGAATAGTCATATAGATTTTTTGAGTTTTGTGTATAAGGAGCAAATGAAAAACCACAAACTCCAGTTCCTATAGTAGTAATTCCTTGAGCTAATTCAAGTTCTCCGAAATTTTTTTTAAAAACTGCAAGATCACAATGTCTATGAATATCAATGAATCCAGGAGTTACAAGTTTATTTTCAGCATCTATAATTTTTGCAGCTTTAAAGGTAATACATTTATCTATCTTTTCAATAATATTATTTTTAATAAGAATATCCCCAATAAATGGTTTGTTTTCTAGTGTTCCATCATAAATCAAGCCATTTTTAATTAGTATATACATATTGCCACTCCTTATAATTTCATAACTGTTACATGATCATTTTCTTCATCTGACCATAATAAACTTTGTAAAGAATCACAATGTTCTTTTCCAAATAAACCAGGAGCACCACCAGAGTGAAGTAATATTGCATTTTCATTTGCTGGAATTATTTCTTTTTTTATTAAATCCACAAACCCTCTAAAAACTTTTCCAGTATAGCAGGGATCAAGTATAATTGCTTCTGAAGAAGCCATTAGCTCTATACTTTTTTGAGTTTCTAAATCAGGTTCATTATAATCTGTACCTCCATAAGGAATTGGTTCATTACCAATTTCAAGATGGATATCCTCTTTCTGACATGTAAATCCCATATCAAAATATTCACTTATTTCATTTATTGATTTTACAGTTTCTTCAATAGGACAATAATCTGGTTCTATTGGAATACCAATAATTTCAAAAGGAGCATTAAAATATTTTGCACCAGCCCATAAACCAGCAAATGTACCTGTTGAACCATAACCACATATAAGATATTTAGCATTGATATTTTGTTCCTGCATTTGTTTTATAATTTCAGGGACAAACATTGCATATCCAGCGGAACCAATAACTCCCTGTCCTCCAACAGGAATACTCAATACTTTTTCTCCCTGAGCTTCATATTTTTTTAGAATATTATCTGTACATTCTTTTAAGAATTTTTTTTCAGCAATTTGACGTTCAGATTTTGATAAATTTTTAACTGATGAATAATCAACAAAATAAATATCAGCTCCCATCAATCTATCAAGGAGAAGATTTCCTGATAGATAATCAGGTTTTTTCCCTTTCAAAATCAGAATAGGTTTCAGTCCATATTTTATGGCAGCAGCAACTGTCAATCTACCATGATTTGTCTGTACACCACCAAATGTCATAAGTGCAGTGTAGCCATTATCAATAGCATATTGAATCAAGTATTCAAGTTTTCTTGTTTTATTACCACCTAAAGCTAATCCAGACATATCATCTCGCTTAATATATAAATTTCCTTTACCAAGTTTTTGAGAAAGTATTTTCATAAATTCAAGTGGAGTATTAGTATAACCAACATTAGCTTTTTTCAAATTTTCTATTTTCATTAAAATCATCCGCCTTTTAAAAAAATAATAAGGCAAATATTTAAGTTTATGTTCACTTGTATTATAAGAGGGAAAAAATAAGATGTCAAGATTATTTTAATATATAGGTTAAATATCCTGTTTTAATTTTATTTTATCCTATTTTTATCCTTATTTCACCAATTTATGTTTTTATAGTAGATATTTTTGGGAATATAATTGCATTTTTAATAGAAAATTATAAAATTATTTTTAATAGAAATTTTAATATATTCTTTAATTGTAAGTTATTATATTTATGGCACAAAAGTTGCTTATATATAGTGCAGAGGTAAATATATAAGTTATGTTCAATTTTTTAAAATGGGGGTATCATAAAAACATATAAAGGAGAGGGGTTATGAAAGAAAAAAAATTAGGTGGATCTGCGTTTATTCCTATGTTAGTTTTTCTTATTCTTTATTTGGGCAGTGGATGCTATTTTACAATAACAGGTGTAAGTAATGCATGGAACTTATTTCCGCGCCATGCTGCAATATTTATTGGAATCATAGTGGCATGTCTTATGTATAGACAGATGCCTTTTGAAACAAAAATTAAGAAGTTTTGTATTGCAGCAGGAAATGATGGAGTAGTAATGATGTGTATGATTTTCTTAGTCGCAGGGGCTTTTGCAGGAGTAGCGAAACAAATGGGGGGAGTAGCCAGTGTTGTAAATTTAGGACTTTCTTTTATTCCAACAAGTTTTGTATTACCAGGAATTTTTATAATATCTTCACTTGTTGCAACTGCTATTGGTACTTCTTCAGGAACTCTTGTAGCTATTGCTCCGATTGCTCTTGCAATAGCTGAAACTACAGGAACAAGTATTCCTATGTTTTTTGGAGCTGTCTATAGTGGAGCTCTATTTGGTGATAATTTATCTATTATTTCAGACACAACTATAGCAGCAACTAAAGGTGCTGGTTGTGAAATGAAAGATAAGTTTAAAATGAATTTTAAGATTGCTCTGCCAGCAGCAATAGTTTCAGCAATACTTTATTATATAACAGGAAGTCATATAACTATCAGTTCAGAAACACTTCCATACAATATATTGCTTATTTTACCTTATATTTATGTAATAGTAGCAGCAGTAAAAGGAATAGATGTATTTATAGTTCTTGTGTCTGGAACATTCCTTGCAGGAATTGTTGGAATGTTTGCTGGAACTATGACAATGATAACATTTGTTCAATCAATTGGAACTGGAATGTCTGGAATGATGTCTACAGCAATAGTAGCAATGCTTTTAAGAGGTCTTATTGGATTGATTGAGGAATTTGGTGGAATTGAATGGCTTATAAAAGTACTTCGCAGAAATGTTAAAACTCGTAAAGGAGCAGAATATTGCATAGGGGCTATGTCAGGGTTATTAGATTTTGCACTTATTAATAATACGATTGCTATAATGATAACAGCACCTATAGCAAAAGATATTGCAGAAGAACATCATATTTCTCCTAAAAGAAATGCAAGTTTAATGGATATTTTTGCCTGTGCTGTTCATGGACTTGCTCCACATGCAGGGGGTATGTTGACACTTTCTGGTTTTTATGCAGCATTAAATCCTCTTGAAGTAGTTAAATATAATTTTTATTGTTATTTCTTAATTTTAGCAGTAATTATCACAATTCAATTTGGTTTACTTCGTACTAAAGAAGAAAAAGAGTATATAAAAAGTCAAGAAAGAGTTTAATAGTTAAAGTAATAATATTTATAATATAAAAAATGGTGACAAAAAAGATAAATTAACAAGTCACCATTTTCTTATTAAAATTTTATTTTAATATAAAGCAATATGTCCATCTGTTCTAGGTTCAGTTCCACCTACTAGAACTCCATTTTCCATTCTCCAGATGATCTCTCCTCTTCCCATCATTAGTGGATCATACAGAACTTTTATATCATGACCCATTGCTGCTAATTCATATGCTATATGTTCTGGAACTCCATATTCCAATTCTATATTTTTCTTTCCTACCCACTGCCATCTTGGAGCATCTAAGGCTGCCTGTGGATTCATTAGGAAATCCACTGTATTAGTTACCACCTGTACATGTCCCTGTGGCTGCATAAATCCTCCCATTACTCCAAATGGTCCTACAGCTTTTCCATCTTTTCCTAAAAATCCTGGTATTATTGTATGATATGGTTTCTTTCCTGGTCCTACACAGTTTGCACTTTCAAGATCAAGGTTAAAGTTATTACCTCTGTTATGAAGAGCTATTCCTGTTCCAGGCACTACCATTCCAGAACCAAATCCCATATAATTACTTTGAATATACGATATCATATTTCCTTCATTATCTGCTGCTGCCAGATATACAGTTCCTCCACAATATGGATCTCCTGCTTCTGGCATTATAGCTGTACTTCCTATCAGTTTTGCTCTATCCTCTGCATATGCTTTAGATAGTAATTGTTCAACTGTTACTTTCATAAATCTAGGGTCTGCTACATATTTTTGCACATCTACAAATGCAAGCTTCATTGCTTCTATCATTGTATGATATGATCTTACTGTTTCTCTCGCTTCAAACTGGAATCTATCTAAGATATTAAGCGCCATAAGAGCACTTATTCCATGCCCATTAGGTGGAAGTTCATAAACATCATACCCATGATATTTTACAGAAATAGGTTCCACCCATTCTGCTTCAAACTCTTCTAAGTCATCTTTTCTAAGATATCCATTATATTTTTTAGAGAATGCATCTATTTTATCTGCAAGCTCTCCTTTATAGAAAGCATCTGCATAAGTATCTCCTATCATTTCCAAAGTATCTGCATGATCTGGAAGTCTTACTACATCTCCTATCTCTGGGCATTTTCCATTTTCTGTAAAAGTTTCAAACCAGTATTTAAATTCTTCTCCTTCTTCTTTACCAAAGTTAACAGCAGCTTTCTTCCAAAGTTTAGCAACATTTACAGGTACAGCATACCCTTCTCTTGCTAATTTTACAGCTGGAGCTACAACTTCACTTAAAG encodes the following:
- the ggt gene encoding gamma-glutamyltransferase: MLKFDSTIYPYPSRRNVMYAKNGMVATGSPLAAQAGLEILKKGGNAIDAAIATAAALTVVEPTGNGIGGDGFAILSVNNKMYGLNASGPSPKLLEAQDLLNKGLKEMPKYGFIPVNVPGIPKAWAELSKKFGKLPLSEVVAPAVKLAREGYAVPVNVAKLWKKAAVNFGKEEGEEFKYWFETFTENGKCPEIGDVVRLPDHADTLEMIGDTYADAFYKGELADKIDAFSKKYNGYLRKDDLEEFEAEWVEPISVKYHGYDVYELPPNGHGISALMALNILDRFQFEARETVRSYHTMIEAMKLAFVDVQKYVADPRFMKVTVEQLLSKAYAEDRAKLIGSTAIMPEAGDPYCGGTVYLAAADNEGNMISYIQSNYMGFGSGMVVPGTGIALHNRGNNFNLDLESANCVGPGKKPYHTIIPGFLGKDGKAVGPFGVMGGFMQPQGHVQVVTNTVDFLMNPQAALDAPRWQWVGKKNIELEYGVPEHIAYELAAMGHDIKVLYDPLMMGRGEIIWRMENGVLVGGTEPRTDGHIALY